CCCAGTCACTGATCAATATCTTCCTATCCAGGGAGGGCTTCTATAGGAAGCGCAATTACCAGACAAAATTTGCTTGATAAATGTACAGTTGCAATATCTGTAGCCTGAAGAGTCTCTCCTCATTCAGAAGTGTACATGTTAGGCAACTGGCCAGTCCTATCCACTAGTCAGTGAAACACTTCTCTGCAATAGGCCTATGGATTATATCTAATGAGACATTTAGcttctttgatatattttcttctgcGTCCCAAGCTAGGAATCGCACTTCTGTGGACATTGTTCCTCTTTGGATGGGCTGTTATGACATTAGCTCTGTTTTATATGTTCGTTGTTACCTTTATATTATGATCTCATCCATGAGGTGCTGTTTTTTGTAACtcttacaattttataaaatttccacTAATCCAGCCACCAAAGATTAGGGAAGTACCCATGAACTTGAATTACAAAAGTAGGTATATATGTAAAACTAAGTAATACAAAAGTAATGAtggacatgaaaaataaaaataaattaatgtacaTAAAGATCAATTATGGATCAATACAATGAATTTGTTATAACTAGAATTATCCTATTGGAATAGAACGTGATGTTATTTCCCTGTACATAGGCAGGCAAATGAAAGGTCAATTTTTAAGAGTATTACAAAGGGTAGATAAGCATCAAATAGGGGCTTAACTAGTTGATATTTATGCTGCTTGTTGGGCATATGTTTCTGGGAGTGACTTGATGTTATTGACTCTTGAGCCAGAAAAGACATGGTACAGACTCAGTAGCACCAGGGTTGATTTGCTAACAACGTGGATGATGGAAATcagaaacaaattataaaacatggataagaagcatgaaaaaataataatgtacaaAACCAGAAACCTACAGAAACAACATGCTCTGGCTCACAAGCTTCAAAAGAACAGAGGGCTCAATGCAGAATGAGAGTGAGGAATGGGCTTGTGCTGCCACAAAGACAGTGGTACTTCATATTCTCTCACTCTGTGTGGCACTGGCTTAAAATAATTCAGATCTGTCATCAATATAGTCTACCTATTCCCTCAAACATCTCCTGTAAGAGGATTATATTGTCTATACCAGAAGtagaacattttctcttttccatctattcaattttattttttgcacgACAGAATTAACAATTAACATCTTCTGCTCTTTGCCACGTTGAGTCAGAGTTTGTTGCACCATAACTTTCTCATGGCATTTTTGACTTCTGCATTCCTCAGAGTGTAAATCAGAGGGTTGAGCAAAGGTGTCACAATAGTGTAAAACACAGCCACTAACTTATCCACTGGAAACAGAGTTAAAGGGCGAGTATATGTGAATATACATGgtacaaagaataaaatgataacaGTAATGTGGGAGGTGCAGGTGGAAAGGgctttcattcttccttctgcACTCTGATTCCTCAGAGAATGTAAAACCAAAGCATAGGAGATAATCAGCATTATGAAACTTATCATGCATATGGCCCCACTGTTAAACACACTGAGTAGGTTGATGATATAAGTATCTATGCAGGAAAGTTCCAACAAAGGTTGCATATCACAGAAATAGTGATCAATATCATTGGGGCCACAGAAGTGTAATCTCAAAGCCAAGACAATCTGTGCTGAAGAATGGATGTAAGACCCCAGCCAGGCCAGATTCACCAACATATCACAGACACGTTGGCTCATGATGGTCGTGTACCTCAGGGGCTTACAaatggccacatagcgatcaaAGGACATAAGGATCAGCACCAAGGGCTCCATGCACCCAAAGAAGTGAACTGCAAAGATCTGGGTCATGCATTCACTGTAGGAGATGACTTTCTTTTCAGATATGGAATCTGCTATCAACCTAGGAGCAGTGGTTGTTGAAAAACAGGCATCAgcaaaggataaataaaaaaggaagaagtacatggggctCCCAAGTGTCTGGCTATATTTTATGGTCATCATAATAAGGAAGTTTGCCAAGAGAGTCGTGAGGTATAGAAACAAGAAGATCACAAATATTACTTTCCCCATTAGTACATCCTGTGTCAATCCAGACAGAATGAACTCATTCACACTGCTGTTCATCTGCATGGTTATGGTGAATGTAGAACAGATACAGCTAAGTGCTTCATCTGTAAAGAAAAATGGGGCAATTGTGACTTGACAGTGGCAGTGTATTTGGGCTTGGAATTACAACTTTTAAATTTCTAACTCCATGAACAAGTATAATTCAgtgttactcattttttttttcatgtattacaTTCATttggaagactttttaaaaaaacagtgacATTCATCTTTAACCATAGGCATCCTTTCAAGGTATTCCTATGGGGACaaaaattttggggggagatGGGAAGCCCTCAAGTGATTGTGCTCTGGACCAAGGTCCGAGAACTAGTGACTTTGCTTTATGATCTTGAGCAAGTAACTTTAATGCCTTGAAGATTTTTCTTCATATGATGATTAGAGATTCTAATAGATGCTTTATTAAGCATGTATATATGATGTAAATGCATATGTAATATTTATGCATCTCAGTTATTGACAAATGATATCcctatatatatttagaaataatactTTGCAGGCACATTTATTATTTGGACTTCAATATCTTGGTTagattatgctttaaaaaatttattttccatatttaggCTCATTAGAGCTGTAATTTTACCTTCATTGTCAGTTAAAGCGTATGATATATTTTAGTAAATCATTGAAGGTagaaaaattgaggaaatttgctatatatttgaaataatccATAGCTTATGTTGGAAGCATGATACTAAGTTTCACATCCTTTGGATCTGACCTGTTGTGACACTTCTTATATTTGGATAACCTGTGTAATGTTCTCTCTTATATTTGATTCTCCTACCACCATCATTCAGAGGTTTACCTTCTTTCcaaatttcatcttttctaaaacataattttaaaaaggtatttcagAATTTCAACACTACCAATACTTCTCACTGTTCTACTTCAGTCTTTGCATATATAAACATTCGAATTATAATGCATATATTCACTCATCCTCTATAAGTACagttcttatttccttttaattttttaaaaggcctttCCATGTAGTGAATTATCTCCCATAATGTATCTGTTTAGTgggtcatagctcagtggtagagcATTTGACTGAATAATGTATCTATTTAGCAATTATAAATTAACATGGAAAAATGTCATAACAGAAATTCtaccattcattttcatttaagtttttttcagatatttgtcttaataaaaatactttcaataacagccttttgcttattttagtaatttcattaaaatgtatgTCCAGGGAATTACTAACATAAATATTGATCTTTTCATAATTATTGACAACTGTTCTCAAATAACCCtccagtttgtttgtttcaaatatttattgggaaaaataattatagaatgAGTATATTCACATACTAAAATGTCTGCAGTTTGAAGCTACGATTATAGCCGATGAGAAATAGTACTCTCAAAAATTCATAATTAACTTACTCCCATAGCCTAGAGGAAAATATCATTTCCTTACACATCTGTATgaaaactatttataaaatatataaatattatcttttaGGTGCAAATGATCAATAATTTTCCCATGTTTCTAAAACTATAGCAGATATGCactaaattacaaataaaatctaACCCTTGGGGAATTTTATTACTTAATACAGAATTAAACTTAGGATCATATGCCTTTTGGATTGTTAATAGAACATTTTTGGTTATTTGATTTCTTATATTCATCTATTTTGAATTATAGTATATCTCTTTGTCCAGTTAAATTTTGACATCTTTAAGCTTCTGATGCACATTTTTTGGGCTTTCTCAATTGTATACAATAAAACCTATCCAATTTGGAAGAAAAAGTTTCCTGCCATGGACTCAGTGGAAGGAACCGACATAtgacctaggaaccatgaggttgcaggtttgattcctggccttgctcagggttaggGCTCttgcattggtgtgagctgtgatgtagtttgcaaatgcggctgggatcctgccttgctgtggcttgtggGGTAGTGCCCAGTGGATATAGCTCTCCgatttcgacccctggcctgggcaacCTTCATAAGCCATGGATGCGgcccctaaaaggacaaataattacaaagatcaaaaaaaaaaaccaaactatcaATTttcactcctgttttcattttagatTGTAGTTTACTATTTAaatttgttgtatatatatatatatatatatatatatatatatatatatatatattttttttttttttttttttttttttttttttttttgccatgctcatGACATTAAGAAGTTTccagacagggatcaaatccaagttgctgctgtgacaacatcctaatccttaaccactagaccaggAAGGAACCCCTGGGAGATatcatatttattatcttatagtatTTCTAtgccttttaaatttaatgtcaAATGACgtagaatttattttaatgagttgTGAGATACATTTCCTAATCTGATTAGTCAACAATCAATTAGTAATCAATCAATAACACCATCAACTCTGTCATCATACGTGTACTAAGAACTTAGTTATGTCTGGAGTCAACTGATAGGGCATGGAAAGATGCCCTCAGCCTCTTTAAAACCGATTTGGGGGGATAACATATATCTAGGTAAGAtcattaattatataaaaattacacaCAACTCTATGTGATAATACCAAATTAATTTTGATTCCAATAGTTGAAGAATCCCTAGAGATAAATCATTTGGACAGTGAAGTTCAAACATGAGAAAGAAGTGGACTTATGGATTTAAATGTGTTAAACAGAAATTTCCAATAAGGTTTTCCTAAAACTCAAGTATTCAGTAAGCTTATACTGAGTTTCCTTAagtagaataaatatttaagtatgaGTAAGTCAAATCGTCCATTTACCTCTGATAAAGTTACTTCCTTGCAGTTGAACTAAAATCATATTAGTTCAGTGTGAGAAATTAGAAATATTATAATCACTACAAGTTATGCTTGGCAGTTCCAATTATTTCTAgtgactataaaaaagaaaataatgatcacTTAACTTTAATACATTAGGTTTCCAATAATGAATAAAGGCAGAATGGAAGGAGATTTTGGGGACAAGAGGAGCGATTTGGTGAGAAAAGTGATTAAATACTTTTTGAAGGGGAAGAGCATGCATTTCTTCAGATAAAATAGATATCCTCTTCATAAAAAACTAAACTACACTCTTGTTAAATAAAAGAgctgaagagggagttcccattgtggaacaggggcaacgaatccaactagtatccttgaagatgtgggctcgatctctggcctcactcagtgggtcaaggatccagcattgctgtgagctgtgttgtaggtcgcagatgcagcttggattctgtgttgctgtggctgtggcacagggcagcagctgtagctctgatttgacccctagcctgggaacctccatatgccaaaggtacggccctaaaaagcaaaaaaaaaaaaaaaaaaaaaaaaaattaagaggtaaATTTATGCACAAGTAATGGACAACCATGAAATCCAGAATCACgtaattctattttgttttattttaaacaagcAAAGAGAAGATTTGGAGatacaaagacagaaaagcaacACTTGACAAGATGTGTGCCTGAGGTCAGATCAATACCACCGCAGAATTTTATCATGGAATTCAGCCATTATTTCTAATTATTCATACTATATCTAACTATTTCTTTACCTCTTTGATTTAGGAGGACATCATGGTAGTTGAGGGAGATATTTTCCCTTCCTTGACCCTTAAGTTTTGTTTTCACCTGATGAAATTTTAACCAATTCAAATATACGGGTAACAAAAGTCTTCCAATTTTCTCCCCAGATATACATCTAGACATCTGTATCTACCCCTATTACTATGTGAGTTTAGATATATAGgaaaatattaatcttgtatgATAACCTTATTCAAACAAGTTTTCACTTATGTTATTTCACTTGACccacacattttttcttttttttttttttttgacaaggtATATGTGGCtatttgctttgttcttttctaggtACAGTTCTGTTCTTTTCTAGGTACAAGGTTTGACCTGTGATACAGAAAAGTTTTACATAAGACAGCCAGGTTAGAACTAGAGAAGGATTCAACTAGATAGCTTCTCCCTCCAGCATTCACTCTCCTTGTCATATGAAACATCACATCCAAATTACCAGGTAGACTGTatctcagaaaagagaaaacctgAACAATCATAGAAGGATGACAATTGATACCTTAAATTTCAATCCTGACTCCAAAGTCAAGTTACTTAAACTGCATGTTGAGATTAACggcaaagcagaaaaacaaatgccTAAAGGAATAATagtgaagaggaggaaagaagcagaGATGAAATGAAGTCAGAGCAGGAGAGAGTGAAAGTGAATAGATACCAGGGAAGGAGTCCAGGACAGGATCCAGGAAGGTAAACAAAAAATGTTAGAGGGTAGTTTTACCCAAGATTTTATCACAGAGTTCAGCTTCTTTCTCCCTGACCCACAATACCAACACTTGCCCCCTAAACGTGGGAGGGACTGTGAGAGGGGGCCATAGGTCAAGGGTGGTGAAGGGTCTTGAAAACCCAGGTGTGTAGAAGGTGCAGCCTTTTTTATACTCTGTCCCAGAAACATTACCACTGACCTAAAACTTCAAAGGAGGGCATCCTCAAGATAAAAACTTCTAGCAAGCTGGCCTCGGTGCCATGTATTGCATCCTCTGTGTGCAGCGATGCATTTGAGAGATAGCTCAGGGAAGGCTTAAGTCTTCACTGTGGGTATACTCACCCGGAGCTCTAAGATTGCTAGAAGAAACAGGATCAATCTTGAAGAGGCAATTAGAAGAACACATTTCAGACAAACTGAAACACTTACCTCTTATGACCAAATAGATGACTTCCAATAGAGTAGATTTTTTCCTATCTTCACCTTTCCTTTACTTAGAAGGTGAATTATATGAATGAAGCCTGAATAAAACACACCAGATACACTTCATTGAGATTGATCAGTGATTTCTATCACAAGAGGTTATAGAAGGTCAGGTTTTATGGGGAAAAGGAACTATGCATGTGGCGCTACTTCTCACAGTTCCTCCCCAGAAGAACTGAATTAGACAAAACAATGAGGTCTGTataggagcagagaggagggtaTTTGGAGCATAATTGGAGCATATTTCTTAATTCCGTGCTTGGAAACATTATGAAGAAAATCACTTCTGCATTCTAAGACAGAAATGCCTCTGAAGCTACCTCCCTTCCTACAGTACCTCTTATGGAAAATCATGAgctaagtgtttgttttttttttttttttttttttactgcattgGATATTTATAGTAATTTCCACAAAAGGTTGCAAACGACTAAGGTTGGCCCTCAGCCTAAGGCGTTTCCAGGAAACTAGTTCTCCCAAACCAATCCCAAAAGATATGCCATGAGCTATCGTGCTCAAACAGTCCAAGGGCAAAACAAATCTTGGGGCCATTTAGTTAAATTTCAACTCACGTGACTTGGTGTGAAAAAACCGTTCCCTTCTCTGTCAGATTTCCTTAAGCCCATCTCTTCTGGAGGCCTGGGAGTCTTTGAAGCCAGTTAATGAAATAGATATAGTAAACAAGTCCTGGCCTCACCACTTTTCTACTATATGAATTTATACAGTTTCTCAACATCttgattttcctattttctcattGTTAAATGTCAAGtagtaattaaatatatatttaatttagcaTTATTAATATTCAGTTTTTAGTCAATGTAGGcaggaagacaggaaagaaggaaaatgaaaggaattaTTGAATAcctgtcttcttccttccttccttctttccttccttccatccttcctatcttccattcttttctttctttccctttctcccttccttccttctttctttcaccgccacacctgaggcatatggaagttgaccaggggttgaatctaagctgcagctgtgacctatgccacagctatggcaaagaTGGATCCTTTAAAAGACTATGCCTCTTCAGTGACCAGACCCACtgcaactggattcttaacccaccatgccacagtgggaactctatcttttcaaatatatatgtcCTTCCACTTAAAGGAAAGGTTTTGAATGGTTACAAGCTATTAAAGAAGTGATAGATTGAATTACAAAAGTACTTTTCTATCTGGGAGTACATCTTACAACCACACTCTGGTCTAAGAGTTTCTTGCAAGGTATGACATTTCTTGCTAAGTACCTTCAGTGAGGGTGAAGTGATAGGTCCAAGGTAGAGATGAAAGGAGAGAGGGCAAGAGAGAAATTGCAGAGGGAGCATGCCACGAAAAGATCGCACCACACTTCCCACTTTTGCTGAAGGTCTAATGGCAACCAGCAAGGCCAAGCATCTCTGAgaaaatttatagagaaaaatcATACCCCAACACCTGTTGTTTTTTAACAACAAGTGAAATGGAAGGCTCTGAGGAAGGTTTTTTGTGTGTCATTTAAAGTCTTTGAGCCTTAGTTCTCCCATCAATTAAATGGGGATATAAAGACTTACCTTTTAAACCTTCCCCAAATTATTATGATATATAACATACGAAAAGAAAGCATCCCTGTCTCAGAGAAAGTACAGAAGacatatttatgcatttttttcaatcttcCTTAGAcattagagacagagaaagtgaaaTAACTCACTAAGTTTACTTGGCtagttaaaaacagaaatgagtctatggagttcccattgtggtgcagcagaaatgagtccaaccaggaaccatgaggttgtgcgtttgatcctggcctcgctcagtgggttaaggatccagcattgctatgagctgtggtgtaggtcatagatgcggcacagatctggcattgatgtgcattaggcgtaggccagaagctgtagcctaattcaacccctagcctaggaaccaccatatgccatggatgcagcccaaaaaaaagaaaaaaagacaaaacaaaaaccaaaaatacaaaaaacagaaCTGAGTCTAGACCCCAAACCTATTAACTACTATTATGAATCTAAATCTCTTTAGTATGACATTCATAGTAATGTCATAAGACTTCCTAACCTAGAAAACAAGAATAGCAATGAAAGAGTTAAACTGCATTAAACTTCCCAGTCACAGAGCCCTAAATTAACACCCTGCCTTTGAAGGATTATGTAAGCTCTGTAAGTTCTTTTGGGAAGGAAAATTGCAAAGAGCAATTTCAAAGGAGATCATTGAATTGGACAAAGGCAAAAGGTGAGTCAATGATCTCTTGAAGTTCATTCAATGTCTGGGTTTCCTAAATCtgagtttattaaaattaatattaatatgaaatattGGATTACCCAACTGGAATCCTAGTTTTGTTATACCAAGGCCAAGATCTTACTGAAGGCAGTTGACAATGGTTATTCCATCATGGAAACTGTGGAAGCAGGGGTAGAGGACCACTGAGGTTTCTATCATTTCTGAGTTTAGCACTGTCTCACATTCAGTCTTAGGATGAACTCGGACTCTAGTTTAAACTCTTTTCAATTAAAGTTGTATCTTACTAAGGCAAGGCGCTCAGTGAATGATACAGATACTCTGGCCAGATTAAACACACTCTAAAATTCAAGTTTGTGGTCATAGAAATTTTATTGGAATCAGAAATACTTTCAGAATAAAAGTCAGATCACTgaaagtaatatttaattttatagggagtggaggaaaatttgaaaataaagaatgagaaaaagaggagttcccattgtggtacagcagatacaaatccaattaggaaccatgaggttgtgggttcgatccgtagccttgctcagtgggttaggggtctggcattgctggtgagctgaggtgtagtttgcagatgcggctcggatatggtgctgctgtggctgtggcatagggtggcagctgtagctccgattagacccctagcctgggaacctccatatgccatgggtatggtcctaaaaagacaaaaaaaatgagaaaaaggtgtATACAGAaaaaatggtttcattttctacttgaatttgtgtattatatttagaattttgGGAGGGAAATTAACTAGAATACAGAAAGTACTTTAAATACTCTGGTCTGTGTTATATCAATACATGACTTAGAGGTGTCATCAGAATCAAAGGACTAATATCAACAATAATTTTACTACTTTGCCAAAATTGAAATATTGCTGTGTTATTGTTAAAGATAGTGTTTAATTTTGGATATTCAATTATTCAGCAGATCTTTACTGAGCTCCTACACCAGGCTGTTCTGGACGTTAATGACACatcaataaacaaaagaaaaaatagcatcCCACATCCTCTCTTGCATTCTATGAGAGAAGGCAGACAAAATCAGTAATAATAAGTAAACAAATTATACAGTATATCAACAAGTGGGGATGtatctctaaaaataaagtgtagATAGGGAGAGGGTTTATGAAATCTAAGGTATGAAttgctgttttaaaatatgtagccATGTGATACAAGGTACAGGGGAGCTTCTGTGAATATTCTAAGCCCTTCCATTCCTGAATCATGATTTTTCCATCTGTTGCTGAAAtcacattctaaatataatttttaatgttaaaattgtTTCCACTTATAATATCTAAGATAGTTTTATCTTCCCTCCACAAAGGTTTTCCAAAGCATCAAATGAGTGGAAAGAGGTCTGAGAGTTAAtgtctgttcattcttttttgacttttagaTTCCTAATGAGCATAAAATTCAATCCATTTAGTTTCTGTATGAGGATACTGAGTTGTCAAGTCAGAGTTCATAACTAATCTAAAGTTGAAACATAATTTCCTGAccctttttttaatgctttttatacTACCTTACTTTACCACCTTCCCAACAAGGCCCATCTGCATAAAGTTTTTGTCTAAcctgaaaattcaaatttttacttttttctcaatctttattgttttatgtCTCATTAGAAACCACCATTATTcgaggagagagaggacaagatggcagaggagtagggggacacgctcgcactctcccacaaacacaacaaaaaaagcacatctacagaataaaagacttgcacagaacagcaaccaatcattggcagaggaacctaaactccaataacggcaagaagttcgtgacattacggggcagaacgggagaaaggaggagagtgagagaaggtgaatccgagccgGACgtgcactcccgaaagggaactgtggaggagaaagggatcctgcaccctggaaattcacctacacgggggaaagatcaaacgaaccagaggaatctccagatgcagagaagagtgtagcagtaagttggagtagggaaaagccgatcaagaaccaaacgcaccatctgaactacgggcacagtcaccaaatttgagacgcctgggtgggggctgggcaccgagacctcagctacAGAGGTTACTCCCCAAGAATaggctgggggggggtggggcggagtggagactgcttgggaggtctagaaactggtctgtgacttgacagggcagagacttcCTGGgggactagaaaacaaagctgtcacagaggaagggagcaatactctaggggtggcgaagtggaaagctgcatcagagggaacctgggagaagagcctggtctgcgcccatgctggggaggggagagaagaaggggtgggtccccatagaatactcgccacgccacagcaagcttacaggcccactagctagcagaaagctgtgcttcccagtgcatcccctccccccacccccgccaccccctacgctctctcagaacctggggctgcctgccatccaggagggctggcctcaacaattgcctgaagcctaccaccgcaggggctgtccctgcacaggcttgcttgccctttggaggggctacacttccgcagagcagcaccaaacaccaccagcccctgagaaaagacctgcagcccagaaaagctagaacaagcctagccaggccgtgaatagaactgcctaattctcggatggtttttctgagtcgggcttccctggggaagagcctcctgGGTTTTCAGTGGCCCCACTACCAGGCCAAGAacccagggggtgccaagacctagtggatcagctacATATGACTACCAACTCCAGGCaagaccccctgcagcccagaaaagctgcagcaAGCTTGGccgagctgggaaaagatctcagatggtgtttctgagttgggctgccctggggaggagcctcctgggttttCAGCGCCccgctacccacccaagcccccagggggtgccaagacctacaaaatcagctgcataggac
The nucleotide sequence above comes from Phacochoerus africanus isolate WHEZ1 chromosome 2, ROS_Pafr_v1, whole genome shotgun sequence. Encoded proteins:
- the LOC125121136 gene encoding olfactory receptor 4C11-like, whose protein sequence is MQMNSSVNEFILSGLTQDVLMGKVIFVIFLFLYLTTLLANFLIMMTIKYSQTLGSPMYFFLFYLSFADACFSTTTAPRLIADSISEKKVISYSECMTQIFAVHFFGCMEPLVLILMSFDRYVAICKPLRYTTIMSQRVCDMLVNLAWLGSYIHSSAQIVLALRLHFCGPNDIDHYFCDMQPLLELSCIDTYIINLLSVFNSGAICMISFIMLIISYALVLHSLRNQSAEGRMKALSTCTSHITVIILFFVPCIFTYTRPLTLFPVDKLVAVFYTIVTPLLNPLIYTLRNAEVKNAMRKLWCNKL